The proteins below are encoded in one region of Patescibacteria group bacterium:
- a CDS encoding ATP-binding protein gives MKKRLLYYELIKHLNHKNALLITGMRQVGKTTLMRQIYEEVKEPKLWFDFGNPLDQKIFEDEDYRVIYKRLTDMGKKASNLSVFIDEIQNFPEITKVIKYLIDHYSVKFYLTGSSNYYLKTLFPESLSGRKFLYELPPLSFQEYLYFRDVVSLKEILNLTLQDAPSKNSIFTHKARVAEYDDFLTYGGFPEVVTTEDKNMKVMVLKNIFASFFEKNIKILSDYTDIRELRDMILLLVPRVGSMLDVTRLSSELSIDRVKIYRFLEFLQGTFFIRLLPRFSNSIDRAVAGGKKVFFTDTGLLNVIGKVSEAQVFENAVINQLSGYNKISFYNKRNTAEIDAILDKHIAFEIKLTGTVRDFSKLSTLSLELGISQNYVVSKRFLEKPGFLSPVVL, from the coding sequence ATGAAAAAGAGACTTCTGTATTACGAATTAATAAAACATCTCAATCATAAAAACGCACTTCTTATTACTGGTATGCGACAAGTCGGAAAGACAACTCTAATGCGCCAGATATACGAAGAAGTAAAAGAGCCAAAATTGTGGTTTGATTTTGGTAACCCACTCGATCAGAAAATATTTGAAGACGAAGATTACAGAGTAATCTATAAAAGACTTACTGACATGGGAAAAAAGGCTAGTAATTTATCTGTGTTTATTGACGAAATTCAAAATTTCCCTGAGATAACTAAAGTTATTAAGTATCTAATCGACCATTATAGTGTTAAATTCTATCTAACAGGTTCTTCCAACTATTACTTAAAAACCCTATTTCCCGAGTCTTTATCTGGTCGTAAATTCTTGTACGAACTTCCTCCATTAAGCTTCCAAGAATATCTCTACTTTAGAGATGTTGTTTCTCTAAAGGAAATTCTAAATCTTACTTTACAAGATGCGCCAAGTAAAAATAGTATTTTTACTCATAAAGCGCGTGTTGCAGAATATGATGATTTTCTCACATACGGTGGCTTTCCTGAAGTGGTAACAACAGAGGATAAAAATATGAAGGTGATGGTTCTCAAAAATATCTTCGCATCGTTTTTTGAAAAAAATATTAAAATATTATCAGACTACACAGATATTCGAGAACTTCGAGATATGATTTTACTTCTGGTTCCCCGAGTTGGGTCAATGCTTGATGTAACCCGTTTATCCAGTGAGCTCTCTATTGATAGAGTAAAGATATATCGTTTTCTTGAATTTTTGCAGGGGACATTTTTTATTCGGCTTTTGCCAAGATTTAGCAATAGTATTGATAGAGCCGTAGCAGGAGGTAAAAAGGTCTTCTTTACGGACACTGGACTTTTGAATGTGATTGGAAAAGTGAGCGAAGCACAGGTATTTGAGAATGCTGTTATAAACCAACTTTCGGGCTACAATAAAATCAGTTTCTATAATAAACGCAATACCGCCGAGATTGACGCTATTTTAGATAAACATATTGCTTTCGAGATAAAACTTACTGGAACAGTGCGGGATTTTTCCAAACTCTCCACTTTATCTTTAGAACTTGGAATATCTCAAAATTATGTCGTCTCAAAAAGATTTCTGGAAAAACCAGGGTTTTTATCACCAGTTGTTCTTTAG
- a CDS encoding ABC transporter permease, which translates to MVIYTLWLRQIKRYARSRSRIIGALGQPALFMVALGFGFGPVFAKAGAGNYLQFLVPGVISQSVLFTSLFSGIEVIWDKQFGFLKETLVAPVSRLEIIIGRTLGGATVATFQGLLVFIIALLIGFKVSNWLMLPLALVFIFLIALTFTALGTAIASKLEDMQGFQLIMNFLVMPMFFLSGALFPLNNLPKAVDVITRINPLTYGVDGLRAALTGTSHFGILPDFAVLSLLCALFLTVGSWLFSKTQI; encoded by the coding sequence ATGGTAATTTATACATTATGGTTGCGCCAAATAAAAAGATACGCCCGTTCTCGATCAAGAATTATCGGGGCTTTGGGACAGCCGGCACTTTTTATGGTAGCTTTGGGGTTTGGATTTGGTCCAGTTTTTGCCAAAGCTGGAGCGGGAAATTATCTGCAATTTTTGGTCCCGGGAGTTATTTCCCAATCGGTGCTTTTTACTTCGCTTTTTAGCGGAATTGAGGTTATTTGGGACAAGCAGTTTGGCTTTTTAAAAGAAACGCTGGTTGCTCCAGTTTCCCGTTTAGAAATTATTATTGGCAGAACCTTGGGAGGGGCAACCGTCGCCACATTTCAGGGTCTTTTGGTATTTATAATAGCCTTATTGATTGGTTTTAAGGTATCAAATTGGCTTATGTTACCGTTGGCTCTGGTTTTTATTTTTCTCATAGCTCTAACTTTTACAGCACTTGGGACCGCTATTGCTTCTAAATTAGAGGATATGCAGGGATTCCAACTTATTATGAATTTTCTTGTTATGCCAATGTTTTTCCTGTCGGGAGCTTTGTTTCCTTTAAACAATCTTCCAAAAGCGGTAGATGTGATAACTCGAATAAACCCGCTAACTTACGGGGTAGATGGGTTACGCGCGGCCCTTACTGGAACCTCTCATTTTGGGATTTTGCCAGATTTTGCAGTTCTTTCTTTGCTTTGCGCGCTTTTTCTAACGGTTGGAAGCTGGTTGTTTTCTAAAACGCAAATCTAA
- a CDS encoding ATP-binding cassette domain-containing protein has protein sequence MKNIIEVKNLVKKYGNFTAVDDISFTVEKGEIFAFLGPNGAGKSTTIKMLTTLLSPTSGKMLLNGFDPTQNPDETRKSFGIVFQDPSLDDELTAYENMDFHGALYKVPKDLRQQRIKELLTIVELWVRKDNLVKTFSGGMKRRLEIARGLLHRPKIFILDEPTLGLDPQTRNQIWNYIKNLNVSEGITVFFTTHYMEEAEKMAKEIAIIDHGKIVGHGSLEKLKKETQATSLEEAFLKLTGNVIREEEANHLDHLRNRRRLFHR, from the coding sequence ATGAAAAACATTATCGAGGTCAAAAATTTAGTCAAAAAATACGGAAATTTTACCGCCGTTGACGATATCTCTTTTACAGTAGAAAAGGGAGAGATATTTGCCTTTTTAGGACCTAATGGAGCGGGAAAGTCCACCACAATAAAAATGCTTACTACACTACTTTCACCGACTTCGGGAAAGATGCTTCTAAATGGGTTTGATCCAACCCAAAACCCCGACGAGACAAGAAAATCTTTTGGAATAGTCTTTCAGGACCCCAGTTTAGATGATGAGCTAACCGCCTACGAGAACATGGACTTTCATGGCGCTTTATACAAAGTACCCAAGGATTTAAGACAACAAAGAATTAAAGAGCTTCTTACTATTGTGGAGCTTTGGGTACGAAAAGACAACCTTGTTAAAACCTTTTCCGGTGGCATGAAAAGAAGGCTAGAAATAGCCAGGGGATTGCTTCATCGCCCTAAAATATTTATTTTAGATGAACCAACGCTGGGACTTGATCCGCAAACCCGAAACCAAATTTGGAATTATATAAAAAACTTAAATGTGTCCGAGGGAATCACCGTATTTTTTACCACTCACTATATGGAAGAAGCCGAAAAAATGGCCAAGGAAATAGCTATAATTGACCACGGAAAAATTGTGGGACACGGATCTTTGGAGAAATTAAAAAAAGAAACTCAAGCAACAAGTTTGGAAGAGGCGTTTCTTAAGCTAACAGGAAATGTTATTCGAGAGGAAGAGGCTAATCATCTAGATCATTTAAGAAACCGCAGAAGGCTGTTTCATCGTTAA
- a CDS encoding adenine phosphoribosyltransferase (Catalyzes a salvage reaction resulting in the formation of AMP, that is energically less costly than de novo synthesis), with protein sequence MDYFDRNKLVYYPLDLLGIKRELPLVAISPKLKIASVNLLGDVELVNVSAKEIAKKIKNLDYDMLVGPEVKVVPLIHQLATITKSKNYIIFRKNIMGYMVKPVMSFGKDKLVLDGRDAELLKGKKVIIVDDVVSSGKTTHAIIALLKTLNTKVVCVVSIFKQGDDEMLDIPNFIYLAKLPLLKS encoded by the coding sequence ATGGATTATTTTGACAGAAACAAACTCGTTTATTACCCGCTAGACCTGCTCGGAATAAAAAGAGAACTTCCTCTTGTTGCTATTTCTCCAAAATTAAAAATCGCCTCCGTAAACCTTCTTGGAGATGTGGAGTTGGTAAATGTTTCGGCAAAAGAAATTGCCAAAAAAATTAAAAACTTAGATTATGACATGTTGGTTGGCCCCGAAGTTAAGGTTGTCCCGCTGATTCATCAGTTGGCTACAATTACAAAATCTAAAAACTACATTATCTTTAGAAAGAATATTATGGGCTATATGGTAAAACCAGTTATGTCCTTTGGTAAGGATAAATTGGTTCTGGATGGGCGAGATGCCGAATTGTTAAAAGGTAAAAAGGTTATTATTGTAGATGATGTGGTCTCAAGTGGTAAAACCACCCATGCCATAATTGCCCTTTTAAAAACCCTCAATACCAAAGTTGTTTGTGTAGTCTCAATATTTAAACAAGGCGATGATGAGATGTTAGATATTCCAAACTTTATTTATTTAGCAAAACTTCCCCTTTTAAAATCTTAA